A single window of Shewanella sp. Choline-02u-19 DNA harbors:
- the fliR gene encoding flagellar biosynthetic protein FliR, with protein MDILLDTIMGGIAGYMWPLTRISSMFMVMAVFGANTTPSRVRLMLSLAVTAAVVPVLPPMPNIDLFSLSAVFVTFQQIIIGVSMGFGSLLLMQTFVLTGQIIGMQTSLGFASMIDPSSGQQTPVVANFFLLLTTLIFLAVDGHLVLIKMVVASFDSIPVSMNGLSLASYRLFTEFVGYMFGAALTMSLSAIVALLTINLSFGVMTRASPQLNIFSIGFPVTMVSGLFILWLTLTPIMAHFDEVWRETQILLCNVLELQCNSEGTIN; from the coding sequence ATGGATATTTTACTCGATACTATTATGGGCGGAATTGCCGGTTACATGTGGCCACTAACACGCATATCCAGTATGTTTATGGTGATGGCTGTTTTCGGCGCCAATACCACGCCCTCGCGAGTGAGATTAATGCTGTCACTGGCCGTTACCGCTGCCGTTGTGCCTGTTTTACCTCCAATGCCAAACATTGACCTGTTTTCATTAAGTGCTGTTTTTGTCACGTTCCAGCAGATCATTATTGGTGTATCAATGGGCTTTGGCTCTTTATTGTTGATGCAGACCTTTGTGTTAACAGGGCAAATCATCGGTATGCAAACCAGTTTGGGTTTTGCTTCGATGATCGATCCCAGCTCAGGTCAACAGACCCCCGTAGTGGCTAACTTCTTCCTGCTGCTGACCACTCTGATATTTCTGGCCGTAGATGGGCACCTTGTCTTAATTAAAATGGTTGTTGCCAGTTTTGACTCCATTCCAGTGTCGATGAACGGCCTCAGCTTAGCCAGTTATCGGCTGTTCACTGAATTTGTCGGTTACATGTTTGGCGCGGCGCTCACGATGTCGCTGTCAGCTATTGTCGCACTGCTCACCATCAACCTCTCATTTGGTGTCATGACCCGTGCATCACCGCAATTAAACATTTTTTCTATTGGTTTCCCGGTCACCATGGTAAGCGGCCTGTTTATTCTATGGCTTACATTGACGCCTATCATGGCTCACTTTGATGAGGTTTGGCGTGAAACGCAGATTTTGCTGTGTAATGTACTAGAGCTGCAGTGTAATTCAGAAGGCACAATCAATTAA
- the flhB gene encoding flagellar biosynthesis protein FlhB, translated as MAENDSSQEKTEEATARKLQQAKDKGQVARSKDLGTSAVLIAASVGLVMTGPSIAKAMSNIMINLLTMTREEIFDTRQMMNIWSMVGNELVSPLLGFIAFLALIAFVGNIALGGMSFSGKACMPKSSKMNPAKGLKRMFGVQAVVELTKGIAKFSVVAITAYLVLNIYLNDILMLSQDHLPGNIYHALDLVSWIFILLCASTFLIVAIDVPYQIWNHSKELKMTKQEVKDEYKDTEGKPEVKGRIRQLQQEMAQRRMMGEVPNADVIVVNPEHYAVAVKYDATKSTAPFVVAKGVDEVAFKIREIAREHNVAIVTAAPLARAIYHTTKIDQEIPEGLFTAVAQVLAYVFQLRQFQKGKGRRPNAVPTKQPIPDELKH; from the coding sequence ATGGCTGAGAACGACAGCAGCCAAGAAAAAACAGAGGAAGCAACCGCCAGGAAGTTGCAACAGGCCAAAGACAAAGGGCAGGTTGCACGCTCTAAAGACTTAGGCACTTCAGCGGTTCTCATTGCAGCCTCCGTTGGCTTGGTTATGACTGGGCCGAGCATTGCCAAGGCGATGAGTAATATCATGATTAACCTCTTGACTATGACCCGTGAAGAGATTTTTGACACGCGGCAGATGATGAATATCTGGAGCATGGTCGGTAACGAGTTAGTGTCGCCGTTGTTGGGTTTTATTGCATTTCTCGCCCTGATAGCTTTCGTGGGCAACATCGCACTTGGTGGCATGTCTTTCTCTGGTAAAGCGTGCATGCCAAAATCCAGTAAAATGAATCCTGCTAAAGGCTTAAAGCGCATGTTCGGTGTGCAAGCTGTGGTGGAGTTGACTAAAGGTATCGCGAAGTTCTCCGTTGTGGCAATAACGGCTTATTTAGTCCTTAATATTTATCTGAATGATATTTTGATGCTGTCGCAAGATCACTTGCCCGGCAATATTTATCACGCGCTTGATCTCGTCTCATGGATTTTCATCTTACTGTGCGCATCAACATTCTTAATTGTTGCCATTGATGTTCCCTACCAAATTTGGAATCACAGCAAAGAGCTGAAGATGACCAAGCAAGAAGTGAAAGACGAATATAAAGATACCGAAGGTAAGCCGGAAGTTAAGGGACGTATTCGCCAGTTACAACAAGAGATGGCTCAGCGCCGTATGATGGGCGAAGTGCCCAATGCCGATGTTATTGTGGTTAATCCCGAACATTACGCGGTTGCGGTTAAATATGATGCGACTAAATCGACAGCCCCTTTTGTGGTGGCTAAAGGGGTCGATGAAGTGGCATTTAAGATCCGCGAAATAGCCCGAGAGCATAATGTTGCTATTGTCACTGCAGCGCCATTAGCGCGTGCTATCTACCATACGACTAAAATAGATCAAGAGATCCCGGAAGGTCTATTTACCGCGGTTGCTCAGGTGCTTGCGTATGTATTTCAGCTCCGGCAATTCCAAAAAGGTAAAGGGCGTCGCCCTAATGCCGTCCCCACAAAACAGCCTATTCCTGATGAGTTGAAGCACTAG